CTCGCGTTGAAGCCCTTCCCCTTCGTGCACAGCGTCACGTCCGAAGCGTTCTCCCAGTAGTACTCGCGCTGGTATCCCGGGTACCCGAATACCGCGCACCCCTGGACGCTGGTGAACCACGTCCCACCGATACCCGCCACTTAGCGGACCTTGACACCGCAGCCTGCGGCACGAGTTTGTACAACATGACGGGACAGGTCGCCAGCCGCATCGGCAGCCCTGATCTCCGCTGCGACGGATGCTGCCTCTCCGGCTGCGACGACGGCCATCACTTCGGAACCCGAGGGAAGCGCCACGAGGAGCGGACCCTCGAAGGTCGCCGGGTCCAGCGATCCGTCCGGCATGAGACCTGGCGCGGACGTTGCGCTGTCCGCGTGCGCCGACTCGCCCGACGCGATGGTCGCAGGAATCAGCGTGAGCAGAACGGCGATCAGAAGTAGGCTTCGGTGGCGGACGACTCTCATATTTCCTCCCTATATGAAGAATTTCACGTATGAGAGAATGTACAGAAGTGTCCGGCGAGGGGGGAACCCGCAAGCCGGCCCGGCCGGCACCCAAAAAGACGCACAAACCACCTAAACCGATCACTGGCGAGACCGTGCACCACCCCCGGGCGTGCCTTCCCCGCCCGCGGCGTGTCGCGCCCCTAGCATGGTGCACATGCCCGCCAGTACCGCCTCCGACAGCTCATCCATCGGCACTGCGTCGCCGCTCGTCTCCGTCGTCATGGGGTCGGACTCCGACTGGTCGGTGATGGAGGAGGCGTCGCGGGTGCTCAGCGAGTTCGGCGTCGCGCACGAGGTGGAGGTCGTGTCGGCGCACCGCACGCCCGAGAAGATGATCGCGTTCGGGCAGGAGGCCGCCGGCCGCGGTGTCCGGGTGATCATCGCCGGAGCCGGGGGAGCCGCGCACCTGCCCGGCATGCTCGCGGCGGTCACCACCCTCCCCGTCATCGGCGTTCCCGTGCCGCTCGCGCGGCTCGACGGGCTCGACTCGCTGCTGTCGATCGTGCAGATGCCGGCTGGTGTGCCGGTCGCGACCGTGTCGATCGGCGGGGCGCGCAACGCCGGGCTGCTCGCCGTCAAGATCCTCGCCACCGCCGACCCGGCCCTCTCCGCCGCCCTCGAGCGTTTCGCCGCCGATCTGGCCGCGAGCGTCGAGGAGAAGAACCGGGCCCTGCACGCCAAGCTGTGAGCGACGACAGACTATGAGCACCGCTGCCACACCGCTCCGCCACCCCGACGCGTCCTCCGCACCGCTGATGACGCGGCGCGGCTGGTGGCTCGTCGCGCTCAACATCCTGCTGCCAGGTTCGGCACAGCTCGTCGCGGGCAACCGCCGGCTCGGCCGCATCGGGCTGGTCGCCACACTGCTGCTGTGGCTGCTCGCGATCGTCGCCCTGCTCACCTACCTCGTCGCGCCGTCGGCGATCTACACGTTCTTCACCCAGGCCGGCAGCCTCACCGCGGTGCAGGTGCTGCTGACGCTGTACGTGGTGCTCTGGATCGTGCTCACGCTCGACACGCTCCGGCTCGTCCGCCTCGTGAAGGCGCGGCCGAACGCCCGGGGCTGGATCGCCGCCTTCGCGGTGCTCGTGCTCGTCGGGATCACCGGCACGGCAGGATACGCGTCGGTCGTCGCCGGGTCGGCGCGCGGCGCGCTCGGCGACATCTTCTCGGCGGGGCCGTCCGAGCCTCCCGTCGACGGCCGGTACAACATCATGCTGCTCGGCGGAGACGCGGGCCCCGATCGGGAGGGTCTGCGACCCGACAGCATGTCGGTCGTCAGCATCGACGCCTCCACCGGCAAGGCCGTCACCATCGGCCTGCCCCGCGACCTCGACCCGGTGCCGTTCAGCGCGAAGTCGCCGATGCACGAGCTGTACCCGGACGGCTACGGCTACGAGGACCGCTGCGACGTCGACGTGTGCCAGCTCAACTCCATCTACACCGAGGTGCAGCTCTACAAGGGCGACCTCTACCCGAACGCCGAGAAGAAGGGCAGCGAGCCCGGCATCGAGGCCATGCGGGACGCGCTGGAGGGCGCCACCGGCCTGACCATCCAGTACTACGTCCTCATCGACATGCAGGGCTTCGCCGACCTGATCGACGCGCTCGGCGGCGTCGACATCACGGTCAGCGACCGGATCCCGATCGGCGGCGACGAGAACCTCAACGGCGTCGTGGAGTGGATCGAGCCCGGTCAGCGCCACCTCGACGGCTACCACGCCCAGTGGTACGCCCGCGCCCGGCACGGCTCCAGCGACTACGACCGGATGGCACGCCAGCGCCAGCTGCAGGACGCGATCCTCAAGCAGGTCAACCCGGTGAACGTCGTCTCCAAGTTCCAGGACATCGCCAAGGCGGGCGCCCAGGTGATGAAGACGGACATCCCGCAGTCGATGCTCGGCTACTTCGTCGACCTCGGCATGAAGACCCGCAAACTGCCCGTCGGACAGCTGGAGCTGGTGCCGCCGACGATCGACCCGACCGACCCCGACTACACGCAGATCCACCAGCTCGTGAAGCAGGCGCTCGCCCCCGCGACACCCACGCCGACCTCGAAGTAGGCGGCAGCACGCCCAGGTGACCCTCTAATAGGTCACAGGAGGCTGGGAGGTCAACCCCGTATTCTGCCGGACCTATGACGGGTACAGGTGGAACCGTGGCAGAGAAGACGACGAGTACGCGCACAGGCGGAACCCGGCTGGCGGCGCTCGACGGCCTCCGCGGACTCGCCGCCGTGGTCGTCCTGTTCCACCACGCCCTCTACACGAATCCGGCGTTCCCCGGCGCCCCGGGCGGCGGCGACGCCCCCTTCGGCTCGGCGATGTGGTGGATCAGCTACACGCCCCTCAAGCTCGCGAGCGCCGGCGTGGAGTCGGTGATCGTGTTCTTCGTGCTCTCCGGCCTGGTCGTGACGCTGCCGGTGATCCGGCACCGCGGCTTCGACTGGGTCGCCTACTTCCCGCGCCGCGTCGTGCGGCTCATGGTGCCGGTGATCGCGTCCGTGCTGCTCGCGGCGGTGTGGGTCGCCGCGATCCCGCAGCGCTCGATGCAGCCCGACGGCACCTGGCTCAGCAACTCGTCCACGCCGAACTTCGGCTGGGAGAAGATCGTCACCGCGATAGACCTGCTCGGCGGCGACGGCCAGATCAACAACCCGCTGTGGTCGCTGCGCTGGGAGCTCGTCTTCTCGCTCCTGCTCCCCGTCTTCGCGGTGGCCGCGCTCGCCGTCCGCAAGTGGTGGATCGGCGGCCTCCTCGCCGCCTGCGCGATCACCTGGCTGGGCGCGCGCGCCGGGTCGGGCGAGCTGGAGTACCTGCCCGCCTTCTTCGTCGGCGCTGTCATCGCGGTCCGTCTGGAGGCCGTGCGCAACGTGGCGGAACGGATCAACGCCCGCTGGTACCGCCACCTGCTCTGGGGCACGGTGGCGCTCGGCAGCGCCATGCTCCTGATCGCGCCGTGGCTGGTCGGCCCGTCGATCGCGGACATGAAGGAGCTGCACTTCGCCCTCCGGGGCCTGGTCCCGCTCGCCGCCGGCGGCCTGGTGCTCTCGGCCCTCGGCTGGAGCCCGCTGCGTAAGGTGCTCGAGACGCGGCCGGTGCAGTTCACCGGAACCATCTCGTTCAGCCTGTACCTCGTGCACGTGCCGATCCTGATCTTCAGCGTCTACCTGTTCGCCGGGCAGCCGTGGATCGCCGGAATCCTGTTCGGCATGGCGCTCGCGGTGCTCGTCTCGATCGCGTTCACGAAGCTGATCGAGCAGCGCAGCCATGGCTGGTCGAAGCGGGTCGGCGCCTGGGCGTCGAAGCGCTACGCCACCTGGTTCGGCCCGAAGGAGGACGCGGAGGCCGGCGAGCAGCAGGCCGAGCGTCCCGGCCGCGCCGAGCACCCCGCCCGCGCCGAGCACAGTGCCCGCCGCGAGGAGCAGCCGGCCGCGCAGCGGTGACGACCGTCCACACCATCGGGCACTCCACCCGGACCGTGGCAGAGGTCGCCGACCTGCTGCGCGAGAACGGCGTCACGCGGCTGGTCGACGTCCGCCGCTTCCCCGGCTCCCGTCGGCTTCCGCAGTGGGGGAGGGAGGCGGTGGAGGCCGCCCTCCCTGCCGACATCGACTACCGCTGGCTGCCGGCCCTCGGCGGACGCCGGCACACGCCGGCCGGAACGCCGACGGTCAACGAGGGCTGGCGGGTCAAGGCGTTCCGCGACTACGCGGACTACATGGCCACCCACGCGTTCCGCGACGGGCTGGACGAGCTGTGGCGGCTCGCCGAGGAGCGCCCGGCGGCGATCATGTGCAGCGAGGCGCTGCCGTGGCGCTGCCACCGTCGGCTGATCACGGACGCGCTGATCGTGCGCGGCGCCGAGGTGGTGGACATCCTCGGCCCGCACTCCACGCGTCCGGCCGAACTGACCACGTTCGCACGGCAGGAGGGCGGGACCCTGACGTATCCGGCCGCCGCCGTCGCTCAGGGCTGACGATGCTCAGGGCTGACGGTCGAGCGCCGGCTCCTGCACGCCGGAGCGTGCGGCGAACACGCGCGTGACCAGGTCGCCGACGCGCTTCGACAGCGTGTGCGCCCGCTTCTCCACCAGCGTGTAGAACAGCGGCGCGACGACGAGCGCGAGCACCACGGACACCGCGGCGACGACCGGCAGCGGCAGCCCGCGCAGCAGGTAGCTCATCGTGAGGATGATCGGCACGTGCACGAGGTACAGGCTGAACGAGACCTTGCCGGCCCACGCGAACGGCTGCCGCGACAGCAGGTTCGACAACGGCGCCCACTCCAGGCACACCAGGACGATGCCGAGCGCGGCCACCGGCTGGAAGCCCGCCAGGACCACCCGGAACGGCTGGTACGCGGTGGGGAACAGCCATGGGCCGATCAGCAGCAGGAGGGACACCACGAGCACCGCGATCCACAGCAGCCACCCGGCGCGCCAGCCGTTGATGCGCTCGCCGAGGCCGTGGATGCGCCCGAGCAGCACCGCTGCCAGCGCGCCGACGAAGAACGCGGGGAGGTAGTGGAAGCCGCCCGCCACCGCGTTCAGGCCGATCGCGACCGAGGCCACGGCGGCGGCGAGGCCCAGCGGCCACCAGCGCTTCAGCAGGAGCGCGAGGCCGATGAACAGCGGCAGCGTCACCGAGAAGATCATCTCGTAGTACAGCGACCACAACGGGTTGTTGAGCCCGAAGTCGAACACGGTCGGATCGAGCACGGACATGAACCGCTCGAACGTCACCGGGTTCACGCTCGTGGAGGCGACCCAGGCGCTCACCGCGAGCCGCGGGATCTGTGGGACCAGGAGGGCCAGAGCGGTCGCGAACAGGATGGACGCGACCACCGGCAGGCCGATGCGCACCAGCCGGCGCGGGAAGTACGCCATCCAATCGAACGGCCGGGGTCGCAGCACCGGCAGCGTGAGCACGAGGCCGCTCAGCACGAAGAACACCATGACCGCCTCCGGGCCCGCGGTGAACAGCTTCAGCGGCGTGTAGCTCAGCCACCACGACACCGAGCCCGCGTGCGGCGTCGGCCCGCTGCCCCAGATGTAGGTGGAGGCGATCGGGGCGTAGAGCAGCGAGACGTGGTGCGCCAGCACCACGAGGGCGGCGACGCCGCGCACCCCGTCGAGCGAGGTGAGGCGGCCGGTGGGGCGCAGGAGGGCGGGAGAGGTCATGAGAGCGCGTGGGAGGTCGTCGGACGGATGGAGGTCGGTGTGGGTCGGTGTCGGTAGCGGTGGTCAGAGATCGGCGTGCAGCTGCCAGACCCGCTCGGCCGAGTCCCGCCACGAGAACGCGCGGGCGCGGTCGGCGGCGAGGACGCTGAGCCGGGTACGCAGCTCCGAATCGTCGAGCACGCGTCCGATCGCGGCGGCCAGGCGCTCGGTGTAGCCCTCGTCGTCCGCCGGCTCGGAGTCGCTCGGTCGCGGAACCACGAGCGAGGCGCCCGCAGCCACCTCCACCAGCGCGGGGTCGTCGGAGTGGATGACCGGGAGGCCGAACTTGAACGCCTCGACGATCGGCAGGCCGAACCCCTCGACGAGGCTCGGGAAGACGAACAGCGTCGCCCGGTCGAGCACGACCGCGAGATCGGCGTCGTCGAGCTGGCCGAGAGCGCGCACCCGGTCTTCGGGGAGCCCGGTGGCCGCGGCGACGCCGGTCGCGCTCCCGTCGCCGTAGCGGTCGGGCCCGGCGATGAGCAGCGGGATCCCGTGCACCTCCGGGCGGGCCATCGCCCGGATCAACGGCGCCAGCCCCTTGCGCGGCATGATCGAGCCGAGCGTGAGCGCGTACTCCTCGGGCAGCTCGAGCCGTTCGGCGCGCTCGTCCGCGTCGGGCGGCAGGCGCAGCGCGGTGGCGGGGGCGCCGCCGATGACGCGGATGCGGTCGCCGAAGTCGAGCACCTCCGAGAGCCGGTCGGCGACCGCGTGGGTCGGCACGACCACGGCGTCGGCGTGCTTGCGGGCGCGCTTGGCCATGGACTTCGTCCACAGGGCGACCGGGGTGCCGAGGCTCTCCGGGTGGCTCCAGGCGATGGTGTCGTGGAGGGTGACCGCGTACTGGTCGCCCTCGGCGCGGTCGTGCTTGCGCAGCGGGGCGAGCAGGGTCGGCGAGTGGACCATGCCGCGGAGGCCGCCCAGCGCCAGGCCGGACTGCCATGCGACCATGAGCTCCCGCCGGGCCACCGGCAGGCGGTGCAGCGCCGACAGGCCGGGAAGGCGGCCGTGCAGCTCCGCGAGCTGGTCGTCGGAGACGTTGGAGACGTAGCCCTGGACCTCGCAGCCCGGGGGAGCGGTCGCGATCAGCTGTCGGGTGAGCTCCTCGGTGTAGCGGCGGTGGCCGCCGGGAGCGTCGCCGATCAGCTCATCGACCACCACTCTGAGCGTTGTCATCCGTCTCCAATACTCCGTGTCGCGCCGCGTCGGCGAGTGCGTCCTGCCATGCCCGCATGGGCTCGAGCCCGGCGGACGCCCAGGCCCCGTGACCGAGCACCGAGTACGACGGCCGCTTGGCGGGCCGGACGAACGAGGAGCTGTCGGTCGGCGTGACCCTATCAGGGTCTAATCCGGCCTGGCTGAAGACGGCCTTGGCGAACTCGAACCAGCTGGCCGTGCCGGAGTTGGTGCCGTGATAGATGCCGGCGGGCGCCTCGGCGTCGAGCAGCTTGACGAGCTGGGCCGCGAGGTCGCCGGTCCAGGTGGGCTGGCCGACCTGGTCGGCGACGACGCTCACGGTCTCGTGGCTGCCGGCGAGCTTCACCATCGTCTTGGCGAAATTGGGGCCTCCGGCGCCGTACAGCCACGCGGTGCGCACGACGTAGGTGCCGTCGGGATGGGCGGCCAGCGCGAGCTCCTCGCCCGCGGCCTTGGTGCGTCCGTAGGCGTTCAGCGGGTCACGCGGGGTCTCCTCGGCGTAGGGCTCGCTCGCCTCGCCGTCGAACACGTAGTCGGTCGAGATCGTCACGAACCGTGCGCCGTGCTGCGCGGCCGCGACGGCGAGGTTCTCGGTGCCGAGCGCGTTGATCGCGTACGCCTGCTCTTCGTGCGTCTCGGCGTCGTCGACCTTGGTGTACGCGGAGGCGTTGATCACCACGTCGTGCCCGGCGACCGCCGCGATCACGGCGTCGCGGTCGGTCACGTCGAGCTCGGCGCGCGAGAGGGCGGTCACGTCACGGCCGGCCAGCGCCTTCTGGAGGTCCTGGCCGAGCATGCCGGCAGCGCCGGCGATGAGGTAGCGCGTCATGGTCGCGTCGCCCCGCTCAGTTGTCGAGCGCGGCACGGGCCTTCAGCGGCTCCCACCAGTCGCGGTTGTCGCGGTACCACTGCACGACGTCGGCCAGACCCTGCTGGAACGGCACCTGCGGCTCGTAGCCCAGCTCGCTCTGGATCTTGGAGATGTCGACCGAGTAGCGCAGGTCGTGGCCGAGCCGGTCGGCGACGCGGTCGACGTACGACCAGTCCTTGCCGGTGGCGTCGAGCAGCAGCTGGGTGAGCTCCTTGTTGGTCAGCTCGGTGCCGCCGCCGATGTTGTAGACCTCGCCGGCGCGGCCGTTCACGAGCACCATCGCGATGCCGCGGGTGTGGTCGTCGACGTGCAGCCAGTCGCGGATGTTGTTTCCCTCGCCGTACAGCGGCACGTGCTTGTCGTCGATGAGGTTCGTGACGAACAGCGGGATGACCTTCTCGGGGAAGTGGTACGGCCCGTAGTTGTTCGAGCAGCGCGTGATCGACAGGTTGAGGCCGTGGGTGCGGAAGTAGCTGCGGGCGAGGAGGTCGCTGCCGGCCTTCGACGCCGAGTACGGCGAGTTCGGCTCGAGCGGGCGGTCCTCGGCCCACGAGCCCTCGGCGATGGAGCCGTAGACCTCGTCGGTGGAGACGTGGACGAAGCGCTTGATGTCGTTGCGCAGCGCGGCGTCGAGCAGCTGCTGCGTGCCGAGCACGTTGGTCTCGACGAAGATCGACGCGTCGCGGACGGAGCGGTCGACGTGCGACTCGGCGGCGAAGTGGACCACGGCGTCGACGCTCGGGAACAGCTCGTCGAGCAGGCCGCCGTCGCGGATGTCGCCCTTCACGAAGGTGTAGCGCGG
The sequence above is a segment of the Leifsonia williamsii genome. Coding sequences within it:
- a CDS encoding DUF488 domain-containing protein, with translation MTTVHTIGHSTRTVAEVADLLRENGVTRLVDVRRFPGSRRLPQWGREAVEAALPADIDYRWLPALGGRRHTPAGTPTVNEGWRVKAFRDYADYMATHAFRDGLDELWRLAEERPAAIMCSEALPWRCHRRLITDALIVRGAEVVDILGPHSTRPAELTTFARQEGGTLTYPAAAVAQG
- a CDS encoding acyltransferase family protein, whose product is MAEKTTSTRTGGTRLAALDGLRGLAAVVVLFHHALYTNPAFPGAPGGGDAPFGSAMWWISYTPLKLASAGVESVIVFFVLSGLVVTLPVIRHRGFDWVAYFPRRVVRLMVPVIASVLLAAVWVAAIPQRSMQPDGTWLSNSSTPNFGWEKIVTAIDLLGGDGQINNPLWSLRWELVFSLLLPVFAVAALAVRKWWIGGLLAACAITWLGARAGSGELEYLPAFFVGAVIAVRLEAVRNVAERINARWYRHLLWGTVALGSAMLLIAPWLVGPSIADMKELHFALRGLVPLAAGGLVLSALGWSPLRKVLETRPVQFTGTISFSLYLVHVPILIFSVYLFAGQPWIAGILFGMALAVLVSIAFTKLIEQRSHGWSKRVGAWASKRYATWFGPKEDAEAGEQQAERPGRAEHPARAEHSARREEQPAAQR
- a CDS encoding acyltransferase family protein, which produces MTSPALLRPTGRLTSLDGVRGVAALVVLAHHVSLLYAPIASTYIWGSGPTPHAGSVSWWLSYTPLKLFTAGPEAVMVFFVLSGLVLTLPVLRPRPFDWMAYFPRRLVRIGLPVVASILFATALALLVPQIPRLAVSAWVASTSVNPVTFERFMSVLDPTVFDFGLNNPLWSLYYEMIFSVTLPLFIGLALLLKRWWPLGLAAAVASVAIGLNAVAGGFHYLPAFFVGALAAVLLGRIHGLGERINGWRAGWLLWIAVLVVSLLLLIGPWLFPTAYQPFRVVLAGFQPVAALGIVLVCLEWAPLSNLLSRQPFAWAGKVSFSLYLVHVPIILTMSYLLRGLPLPVVAAVSVVLALVVAPLFYTLVEKRAHTLSKRVGDLVTRVFAARSGVQEPALDRQP
- the rfbB gene encoding dTDP-glucose 4,6-dehydratase; its protein translation is MKILVTGGAGFIGSNFVRRTLQDAYPGLEGAEVVVLDALTYSGNLANLAPVADSPRYTFVKGDIRDGGLLDELFPSVDAVVHFAAESHVDRSVRDASIFVETNVLGTQQLLDAALRNDIKRFVHVSTDEVYGSIAEGSWAEDRPLEPNSPYSASKAGSDLLARSYFRTHGLNLSITRCSNNYGPYHFPEKVIPLFVTNLIDDKHVPLYGEGNNIRDWLHVDDHTRGIAMVLVNGRAGEVYNIGGGTELTNKELTQLLLDATGKDWSYVDRVADRLGHDLRYSVDISKIQSELGYEPQVPFQQGLADVVQWYRDNRDWWEPLKARAALDN
- a CDS encoding glycosyltransferase family 4 protein — its product is MTTLRVVVDELIGDAPGGHRRYTEELTRQLIATAPPGCEVQGYVSNVSDDQLAELHGRLPGLSALHRLPVARRELMVAWQSGLALGGLRGMVHSPTLLAPLRKHDRAEGDQYAVTLHDTIAWSHPESLGTPVALWTKSMAKRARKHADAVVVPTHAVADRLSEVLDFGDRIRVIGGAPATALRLPPDADERAERLELPEEYALTLGSIMPRKGLAPLIRAMARPEVHGIPLLIAGPDRYGDGSATGVAAATGLPEDRVRALGQLDDADLAVVLDRATLFVFPSLVEGFGLPIVEAFKFGLPVIHSDDPALVEVAAGASLVVPRPSDSEPADDEGYTERLAAAIGRVLDDSELRTRLSVLAADRARAFSWRDSAERVWQLHADL
- a CDS encoding LCP family protein, with protein sequence MSTAATPLRHPDASSAPLMTRRGWWLVALNILLPGSAQLVAGNRRLGRIGLVATLLLWLLAIVALLTYLVAPSAIYTFFTQAGSLTAVQVLLTLYVVLWIVLTLDTLRLVRLVKARPNARGWIAAFAVLVLVGITGTAGYASVVAGSARGALGDIFSAGPSEPPVDGRYNIMLLGGDAGPDREGLRPDSMSVVSIDASTGKAVTIGLPRDLDPVPFSAKSPMHELYPDGYGYEDRCDVDVCQLNSIYTEVQLYKGDLYPNAEKKGSEPGIEAMRDALEGATGLTIQYYVLIDMQGFADLIDALGGVDITVSDRIPIGGDENLNGVVEWIEPGQRHLDGYHAQWYARARHGSSDYDRMARQRQLQDAILKQVNPVNVVSKFQDIAKAGAQVMKTDIPQSMLGYFVDLGMKTRKLPVGQLELVPPTIDPTDPDYTQIHQLVKQALAPATPTPTSK
- the purE gene encoding 5-(carboxyamino)imidazole ribonucleotide mutase, which translates into the protein MPASTASDSSSIGTASPLVSVVMGSDSDWSVMEEASRVLSEFGVAHEVEVVSAHRTPEKMIAFGQEAAGRGVRVIIAGAGGAAHLPGMLAAVTTLPVIGVPVPLARLDGLDSLLSIVQMPAGVPVATVSIGGARNAGLLAVKILATADPALSAALERFAADLAASVEEKNRALHAKL
- the rfbD gene encoding dTDP-4-dehydrorhamnose reductase, whose amino-acid sequence is MTRYLIAGAAGMLGQDLQKALAGRDVTALSRAELDVTDRDAVIAAVAGHDVVINASAYTKVDDAETHEEQAYAINALGTENLAVAAAQHGARFVTISTDYVFDGEASEPYAEETPRDPLNAYGRTKAAGEELALAAHPDGTYVVRTAWLYGAGGPNFAKTMVKLAGSHETVSVVADQVGQPTWTGDLAAQLVKLLDAEAPAGIYHGTNSGTASWFEFAKAVFSQAGLDPDRVTPTDSSSFVRPAKRPSYSVLGHGAWASAGLEPMRAWQDALADAARHGVLETDDNAQSGGR